The following nucleotide sequence is from Mycobacteriales bacterium.
AGCAAAACCTTCGCCGCGTCCCTGGACGTCGTGCTCAACAGCCCGACCGCCCAAAGCACGTAGCCGGTGTCGATGGCGACCCGCGCGCCCGTCTGCGGCACGAGCGCGCCCCGCGCGGCCGCGAGCCGCAGTGCCGCGCGGACCGCAAGCTGCGGTCGGGACATGCCCCGGAAGACACCACCGGTCGCGATGACCAGACCCGACCGACGCAGGTCACGGCCGGTGGGACGCGCCCGATGCCGGCTGGCCGCTACCTCGATCCGCATGCGCCCGCAATGTCTCGACAGGCCGATCGCGGTTGCCAACGTGCCCAGCTGCCGATCGACCAGCCGTCCCGCCGGATCGGCGGGTACGAAGGCCCGGTCGGCCGCCAGCTCGTCGGCCGCGGAACGCAAGACCGTGGCGTGTCGCCCCACCCAGTGGTCCTCCTCGGCGGCCTGAACCAGGGAAAGTGCGCTCTCGCGCATGCCGAGATCGGCCTCGACCGTGCGCAGACCGCCCGCGACGTCATCGGTGTCGGCCTCCGGATGCCGGGCGGGAGAAAGGTAGGAGTGCACATCGGTCGTGGCTCCCCCGACGTCCACCACCAGAGGACTGACGGGACCCGACTCCGCCTCTCCGAGCTCACCGACGAGCTCGGTAGCAGCAAGCACAGCGCCCGGCGTCGGCATCACCACGTGCGCTGCGAGTGCAGCCGCGGATCCCAACCGGCCGGTTCCGATGACGTGCTCGATGAACACCTCGCGGATCGCCGATCTCGCCGGACCGAGGTTCACCACGCCCAACCTAGGGAGCACGTTGGGCACGTAACGAACGACGCCCGCGCCGTCGAGTACCGCTCGGACGAGCGGGTACGTCTGCTGGTTGCCGGCGACGACCACCGGACAGTTGACTCCGAGTGCGCGCAGATGCCCTG
It contains:
- a CDS encoding glutamate mutase L, whose amino-acid sequence is MTRCRQPLQDPTLLVDVGSTYTKAILVDRFGRPVTSHMTPTAHADLDRGFGDVRAAVESRAGVERQGTQVLASSSAAGGLRLLVVGLEPDLTVRLGQLAAATAGGRVSGAYGLGDFLATTPSTMDVVLPDIVLLTGGTDGGDGAALPAAAGHLRALGVNCPVVVAGNQQTYPLVRAVLDGAGVVRYVPNVLPRLGVVNLGPARSAIREVFIEHVIGTGRLGSAAALAAHVVMPTPGAVLAATELVGELGEAESGPVSPLVVDVGGATTDVHSYLSPARHPEADTDDVAGGLRTVEADLGMRESALSLVQAAEEDHWVGRHATVLRSAADELAADRAFVPADPAGRLVDRQLGTLATAIGLSRHCGRMRIEVAASRHRARPTGRDLRRSGLVIATGGVFRGMSRPQLAVRAALRLAAARGALVPQTGARVAIDTGYVLWAVGLLSTTSRDAAKVLLGSAVRLHERR